A part of Streptantibioticus cattleyicolor NRRL 8057 = DSM 46488 genomic DNA contains:
- a CDS encoding carbohydrate ABC transporter permease, whose product MTITRDQAVPPAAPATRPVTRRRSRTFGRLGPAGITARYAGLLVVLAITVGPLLWELSTSLKSVAEDVFTTNPSFLPAHPTFHNYQKVAHTIPVWHFAANSLVVAVLGVGGNVVGASVAGFALARLEFRGRRLVYGLFLSTLVLPGEVTIISQYQTVTRLGLADSLLGVALPGMIGALNVLLMRNAFLAIPAELDAAAAIDGANAWQRLWHIGLPAVRGTLSVIAILSFIGAWDDFLWPLLVLNSPDKLTLTVGLAYLQSTFSVDPRTIAAGAMIALLPILVLFVAVQRYFFKGVGEGAVKG is encoded by the coding sequence ATGACCATCACCCGCGACCAGGCCGTCCCGCCGGCCGCGCCGGCCACCCGTCCCGTCACCCGGCGCCGTTCGCGTACCTTCGGACGGCTCGGCCCGGCCGGGATCACCGCGCGTTACGCCGGGCTGCTGGTGGTGCTCGCCATCACCGTGGGACCGCTGCTGTGGGAGCTGTCGACCTCGCTGAAGAGCGTGGCCGAGGACGTCTTCACCACCAACCCGAGCTTCCTGCCCGCCCACCCCACCTTCCACAACTACCAGAAGGTGGCGCACACCATCCCGGTGTGGCACTTCGCCGCCAACTCGCTGGTCGTCGCCGTGCTCGGGGTGGGCGGCAACGTGGTGGGCGCCTCGGTCGCCGGGTTCGCCCTGGCCCGGCTGGAGTTCCGCGGGCGCCGGCTGGTGTACGGGCTCTTCCTGTCCACCCTGGTGCTGCCCGGTGAGGTCACCATCATCTCGCAGTACCAGACGGTGACCCGGCTCGGGCTCGCCGACAGCCTGCTCGGGGTGGCGCTGCCCGGCATGATCGGCGCCCTCAACGTCCTGCTGATGCGCAACGCGTTCCTGGCCATCCCCGCCGAACTCGACGCGGCGGCGGCCATCGACGGCGCCAACGCCTGGCAGCGGCTGTGGCACATCGGGCTGCCCGCGGTCCGCGGCACCCTCAGCGTCATCGCCATCCTGTCGTTCATCGGCGCCTGGGACGACTTCCTGTGGCCGCTGCTCGTCCTCAACAGCCCCGACAAGCTCACGCTCACCGTGGGCCTGGCCTATCTGCAGAGCACCTTCTCGGTCGATCCGCGCACCATCGCGGCGGGCGCCATGATCGCCCTGCTGCCGATCCTGGTGCTCTTCGTCGCCGTCCAGCGTTACTTCTTCAAGGGCGTCGGTGAGGGCGCCGTGAAAGGTTGA
- a CDS encoding carbohydrate ABC transporter permease, which yields MRYHRWYTPWLLVVPALVWLAVFGLWPALNTGVLSFTNVRTLTGGRFTGLANYLAIWHDPQVYDAVLNTVLYMVVCVPLLTVVPLLLALLVERNLPFIGFFRTVFYFPVVASAVVVAVIWQWLLDDRGLVNGLAQQAGLVHHAIPFLTGRWLLLGSAIALTVWKGLGYYMIVYLSALGNVSRDLYEAAAVDGAGPLRRLVSVTVPGVRRTMVLVSVLVAVSAMRVFTELYILGGSTGGVGGQDVSLVMLIQNSAAGADGRLGHASALSVLLFLITLAPMLLLARLNRKADA from the coding sequence ATGCGATACCACCGGTGGTACACCCCCTGGCTGCTGGTCGTGCCCGCGCTCGTCTGGCTGGCGGTCTTCGGCCTGTGGCCGGCCCTCAACACCGGGGTGCTGTCGTTCACCAACGTACGGACCCTCACCGGTGGCCGCTTCACCGGCCTCGCCAACTACCTCGCCATCTGGCACGACCCGCAGGTCTACGACGCGGTGCTCAACACCGTGCTGTACATGGTGGTGTGCGTGCCGCTGCTGACCGTGGTACCGCTCCTGCTGGCCCTGCTGGTCGAACGCAACCTGCCGTTCATCGGCTTCTTCCGCACCGTCTTCTACTTCCCGGTGGTCGCCTCCGCCGTGGTGGTGGCGGTGATCTGGCAGTGGCTGCTGGACGACCGGGGGCTGGTCAACGGGCTGGCGCAGCAGGCCGGACTGGTGCACCACGCCATCCCGTTCCTGACCGGACGGTGGCTGCTGCTGGGCAGCGCCATCGCGCTCACGGTGTGGAAGGGGCTCGGCTACTACATGATCGTCTACCTGTCGGCGCTCGGCAACGTCAGCCGCGACCTGTACGAGGCCGCGGCGGTGGACGGCGCCGGGCCGCTGCGCCGCCTGGTGTCGGTGACCGTCCCCGGGGTACGCCGCACCATGGTGCTGGTCTCGGTGCTGGTCGCGGTCTCCGCGATGCGGGTCTTCACCGAGCTGTACATCCTCGGCGGCAGCACCGGCGGGGTCGGCGGACAGGACGTCTCCTTGGTGATGCTCATCCAGAACTCCGCGGCCGGCGCCGACGGCCGCCTCGGCCACGCCTCCGCGCTCAGCGTGCTCCTGTTCCTCATCACCCTCGCCCCGATGCTGCTGCTGGCCCGGCTCAACCGTAAGGCGGACGCATGA